In Bacteroides cellulosilyticus, the genomic stretch TCAGGATATTGATGCCGTGCCAATTCCACCATGCGATTGATAAAACCTTTGACGTAGAACAAGGAAGGTTCCGGTTTGGGGATACGGGTGGAACGGTGGTAATTTTCTACAAAAGAGAGAAGTCCTTTGCCCGTAGTGCTGATGGTGTGCAGGCCATTGCGGATTTCGTCAGCAGTTTCTTTGTCGGAAGAGATGGATTCACTTTTCGTTTTTAATTCTTCGCTTCCTTGTATCAGTGTCAGCAATGTGTCGCTCAGTGAAGTGATGGGAGTGACGGAATTCATAATTTCATGTGTCAGTACACGGGTCAGGCGTATCCAAGAGTCGATTTCCTTTTCGTCCAGTTCGTTATTGATATCATTCAGGGCAAGGATGCGGAAATGCTCTTGACGGATGGTTATGTCGGAGACGCGGATGGAGAGATTGACTGTGCCGCGTTCGTTGGACAGACGGGTTTGCAACTTATCTCCGGGGCGGCAATGGGTGAAAAGTTCCATAAGGTTTACATCAATACGGCTAAGTTGGCTGACATGGGTGAAGACTTCCAGCCCTAACAGGCGGAGGGCTTCATTATTTTTTTGGTAAACAGCACCTGTATCGTTCAGTACTAGGATACCGGTATTGATGCAGTCGAGAATGAGTTCGTAATACTTTTCCTGTTGTGCCGTTTCACTTTTTACATTATATAATATAGAAGCAACGCGGTTCAGGGCCTGGTTTACAATACGGTTGTCCGGAATATCTTCGTGTTCGGAGAAATGGATGGATGCATCGTTGTTTTCAATGGCATCGAGCAGAAACAGGACTTTCTGCGTATGCCGACGATACAGTTTCCATTGCCAGCACAGACTCGTCAACAGCAGCAAGGAAGAGATGACGATCCATAGAAGGTCTTTATAAATAATGGATACCGTAACAGCTCCCGCCAGCAGGAGAGAGATGACGATACGGAAAAGGTAGCGGTCGGTGATGTATCGGTAGTAATGTTTCATAATCCGAACTTTTTCATTTTGTTATAGAGAGTCTGCCGGGTGATGCCGAGTTGTGCGGCAACAGCGGATAGATTGCCGTTACAGGTATCCAGAGCTTTCTGTATCATTTTCCGTTCCATTTCTTCAAGGGTGGCTGCTTCTGTACCGGCATTGCTTCCGGTGCGTGAGGTTTCGGGACGCTTAGGCAACTGAAACAGTTCCGCCGGCAGTTCGTTACCGTCGCAGATAATGACTGCTTTCTCTATGGCATGCTCCAGTTCGCGGATATTTCCGTACCAGGTGTGTGTGTGCAATTTGGTACAGGCAGCATCGGAAAGCCGTAATAATGCTTTGTCATATTGCTTGCAGAAGCGCGTTATAAAGCGTTCGGCAAGAGGAAGAATGTCTTCCGGCCGTTCGCGCAAAGGCGGAATTTCAAGATGGATAGTATTGATGCGGTAAAGCAAGTCTTCACGGAATTCATTGCGTTGTACCATCTCGTTCAGGTTGCGGTTGGTGGCACAAATCAGACGGATGTCGACAGCAATAGGCTGGTTGCTGCCTACACGGACAATATTGCGGCGTTGCAATACGGTCAGTAGTTTGGCTTGCAGGTGATAGGGTAAATTGCCGATTTCATCGAGAAACAGTGTGCTATGGTCTGCAGTTTCGAACTTACCGGGACGGTCAGCGTATGCATCTGTGAAAGAGCCTTTTGTATGCCCGAAAAGCTCGCTTTCAAAGAGGCTTTCGGTGATGGCTCCCATGTCTACAGCAACCATTTCCTTCGTACGGCGGGAAGAAAGTGCATGAATTTCACGTGCCAGCATCTCTTTTCCCGTACCGTTTTCTCCGGTGATAAGGATATTTGCATTGGTTATGGCGACTTTCTCCACCAGTGAGCGCAGTTGCTGCATGATGGGACTTTCTCCCCAATACATGGCAGGGGTTACGGGCGAGGCATTTTTTCCGTTATTCTTATTATAAATGGCTTGGGCTGCATTCAGTAAGGTTTCCACCAGCTTTTGATTATCCCATGGCTTGACAATAAAGTCTGTAGCCCCTTCTTTAATGCCACGCACGGCAAGATCAATATCTCCATAAGCAGTGAAAAGAACCACAGGCAAGGAGGGACGAAGGCGTTTGATCTCCTGCAACCAGAATAATCCTTCGTTTCCGGTATTGATGCCTGATGTAAAGTTCATGTCAAGTAACACCACCGATGGAGTTTCTTCACGCAACACAGAGGTAAGTGTGACAGGTGAAGTGAGCGTGATGATCTTTTCGAAATGGGGTTTCAACAGCAGTTGCACGGCGGTGAGCACACCGCGGTTATCATCGACAATGAGGATATTTCCAGGCTTTTTCATACGAGAGTTTCTTTTGAGGGAGTAAAGATAATGCAAATTGAAGGTATAACTTTCATGCTTGCATGAAAAAGTTATGCTGAGATGCAGCTTATCTTCTGTAAAGATAAGGAAGTTCAGCGAAAAAAATGAAAGATACTTGTCATATTTTCTACATACCGGTGTAATACGAATAACTGACCTTTGCCTGCAACTAAAAATACAGACACTATGAGATTACGTACTTTTTATTCTACCATTGTGTTATGGCTGAACCGTATTTATAATGTGTATCGTGCCCGGCATGGACAACCTTATTATTCTTTGTCACAAGCGATTAAACAAAAAGTAAAATCCGCTGTTTCTTATATTTCCGATTTTGAGAAGGAACTGGTGAAGTTTGCCCGTACACGTAAATGCGACGGTATCATTTGCAGGCACATTCATCATCCGGCAAATACTTATTATGATGATATACATTATCTTAACTCCGGTGACTGGGTGGAAACTCTTTCAGCACTCGTAGAGGATGAGGGCGAAAATTGGGAAGTGTTACGGTACGAGGATATGCTGATGAAAGAAAAGCCTGAAGAGCGCCTCTGTAGTTAAAATCGTGAGTTGTAAATTACTAAATTATAAATATAAAGATGAAAGTTCTTTTTATTGTTCAAGGAGAAGGCCGCGGTCATCTGACGCAAGCCATCACGCTGGAAGAAATACTACGGCGCAACGGGCACGAGGTAGTAGAAGTATTGGTGGGGAAGAGCAATACCCGTCGCCTGCCGGGTTTCTTCAACCGCAGCATACAGGCACCTGTGAAACGCTTTCTCAGTCCGAACTTTCTGCCTACACCTGCCAATAAGCGGGTCAGCATGTCTCGTAGTATCGCATATAATCTGATGCAGGTTCCTGCTTATCTGCGTAGCATTTGTTATATTCACCGGCGTATCCATGAAACTGATGCGGACCTCGTAATCAACTTTTATGAGTTACTGACGGGCTTGACTTATCTTTTTTTCCGCCCCTCTGTACCGCAGATCAGCGTCGGTCATCAATATCTTTTCCTGCATCATGACTTTGAGTTTCCCCAAAAGAATCCTATGAGCCTGCTGATGCTCCGTTTTTTTACACGACTCACGTGTATCGGAGCCAAAGAGAAGCTGGCTCTCTCATTCCGTCCGATGGAAACGGACGAAGAAGCGCATATACGCGTGGTACCGCCTTTACTGCGGCGCGAAGTGCTTTGTTGTGAAGCTGCTTCCGGAGAGTATGTACACGGTTATATGGTTAATGCCGGATTTGGAGAAAGTATCTCCCAGTGGCATGAGCAGCACCCTGAAGTGCCTTTGCACTTCTTCTGGGACAAACCGGATGAGCCGGAAGTGTGCCGGATGGATGAAACATTGTCATTTCATCAGTTGGATGACGAAAAATTCCTTCGCTATATGTCGGGTTGCCGGGCGTATGCCACTACGGCAGGCTTTGAATCCGTTTGTGAGGCTATGTATCTGGGTAAGCCTTTGTTGATGGTGCCAGCGCACATCGAACAGGATTGTAACGCTTATGATGCGGCACGAGGCGGAGCAGGTATTATTTCCGATAATTTTGAGGTAGACCGTTTGTTGGAGTTCGCCCGGAGTGAGTATCAACCCGAAGAGAATTTCCGTAGCTGGGTGCGTAGTTGTGAGTGGCGGTTGCTGAACTGTATAGAAACAGCGGAAGGAATAGGCTTTATAAATGATTATAAATTGATATATGAATAAGAAAATAGCCTCTGCTCCACATATAGATCGTGATTTAAGCTGGATGTATTTCAACCGTCGCATCTTGCAGGAAGCGATGAAAACGGACGTTCCTTTACTTGAGCGACTTTCCTTTCTTGGAATTTATTCGAATAATCTGGATGAATTTTTCCGTGTACGTATGGCAACCCTCAGTCGCATAGCCGAGTGTGAGGATAGAAGTTTGCGCTCGGAAAGCGAACATGCCAAGCAGCTTATCAAGCAAATCAACAAACTGAATAACAGGTATGCCCAAGAGTATGAACGGGCTATCCACGAAGTGACCGACCGCTTGCGTGAAGAGAACATCTTTCTTTTAAAGGAAACTGAGCTGGACGAAGAACAACAAATTTTTGTCAGTGACTTCTTCCGCCGCCAGCTCAGCGGTTTTGTCAGTCCCGTTTGGCTTTCTGCCGTGAAACAACTGACGGAAGCAACGGATGAGAATATCTATCTTGCCATAAAAATGCAAGTTTCCGAAGCCCGAAAGGTATCCGCTGCACGGAAATTACCGTCTCGTACCGATTATGCTCTGATAGAGCTTCCGGTTCCTGTTTGCGGACGTTTTATTCGTCTGCCCGATCGTGAAGAACGCAGTTATCTGATGTATCTGGATGATGTGATCCGTTTTTGCCTGCCGATGATTTTCTCCGGTATGGAATACGATTGCTTCGAGGCGTATGCTTTCAAGTTTACAAAAGATGCTGAAATGGAGATAGATAATGACCTGCGCAATGGCACGCTTCAGAAGATTTCGAAGGCGGTAAAGAGCCGTAAGAAAGGAGATGCCCTGCGGGTTATCTACGATGCGGAGATGCCAAAGGATTTACTAAAGAGGGTGATGAATCGCCTGAATCTGGATAAGTTGGATACTGTGCTTGGCGGAGGGCGATATCATAATCATAAAGACCTGATGGCTTTTCCCGATTGCGGGCGTTGCGATTTGAAATATCCGCGCTGGCTTCCTATATTGAAGCCGGAACTGAAAGAGAATGTGAGTTTGCTGCGTCTTATTCAGAAGCAGGACAGATATATCCATGTACCTTTCCATAG encodes the following:
- a CDS encoding sigma-54-dependent transcriptional regulator, coding for MKKPGNILIVDDNRGVLTAVQLLLKPHFEKIITLTSPVTLTSVLREETPSVVLLDMNFTSGINTGNEGLFWLQEIKRLRPSLPVVLFTAYGDIDLAVRGIKEGATDFIVKPWDNQKLVETLLNAAQAIYNKNNGKNASPVTPAMYWGESPIMQQLRSLVEKVAITNANILITGENGTGKEMLAREIHALSSRRTKEMVAVDMGAITESLFESELFGHTKGSFTDAYADRPGKFETADHSTLFLDEIGNLPYHLQAKLLTVLQRRNIVRVGSNQPIAVDIRLICATNRNLNEMVQRNEFREDLLYRINTIHLEIPPLRERPEDILPLAERFITRFCKQYDKALLRLSDAACTKLHTHTWYGNIRELEHAIEKAVIICDGNELPAELFQLPKRPETSRTGSNAGTEAATLEEMERKMIQKALDTCNGNLSAVAAQLGITRQTLYNKMKKFGL
- a CDS encoding RNA degradosome polyphosphate kinase; this encodes MNKKIASAPHIDRDLSWMYFNRRILQEAMKTDVPLLERLSFLGIYSNNLDEFFRVRMATLSRIAECEDRSLRSESEHAKQLIKQINKLNNRYAQEYERAIHEVTDRLREENIFLLKETELDEEQQIFVSDFFRRQLSGFVSPVWLSAVKQLTEATDENIYLAIKMQVSEARKVSAARKLPSRTDYALIELPVPVCGRFIRLPDREERSYLMYLDDVIRFCLPMIFSGMEYDCFEAYAFKFTKDAEMEIDNDLRNGTLQKISKAVKSRKKGDALRVIYDAEMPKDLLKRVMNRLNLDKLDTVLGGGRYHNHKDLMAFPDCGRCDLKYPRWLPILKPELKENVSLLRLIQKQDRYIHVPFHSFDYYIRVLQEAALSKDVKSIKTTLYRLAKDSKVVKALICAARNGKKVTVVIELLARFDEASNIDWSKKMQDAGIHVIFGVEGLKVHSKITHIGMKTGSDIACISTGNFHEGNARMYTDYMLMTASRSVVRDVNSVFTFIEKPYSPVHFKELLVSPNEMKLRFIRLINDEIMNRQSGRPAYIRVKVNHITDSAIVKKLYEASAVGVPVDMLVRGNCSLVTGIPGISDTIHISGIIDRYLEHSRIFIFAAGGENKTFIGSADWMPRNLDNRIEVIAPVYDARIKEDLWKVIDFGLHDTCQGSVVDGTGENRPWMGEDGSGASFRSQEELYKYYLAVNEL
- a CDS encoding glycosyltransferase family protein; its protein translation is MKVLFIVQGEGRGHLTQAITLEEILRRNGHEVVEVLVGKSNTRRLPGFFNRSIQAPVKRFLSPNFLPTPANKRVSMSRSIAYNLMQVPAYLRSICYIHRRIHETDADLVINFYELLTGLTYLFFRPSVPQISVGHQYLFLHHDFEFPQKNPMSLLMLRFFTRLTCIGAKEKLALSFRPMETDEEAHIRVVPPLLRREVLCCEAASGEYVHGYMVNAGFGESISQWHEQHPEVPLHFFWDKPDEPEVCRMDETLSFHQLDDEKFLRYMSGCRAYATTAGFESVCEAMYLGKPLLMVPAHIEQDCNAYDAARGGAGIISDNFEVDRLLEFARSEYQPEENFRSWVRSCEWRLLNCIETAEGIGFINDYKLIYE
- a CDS encoding sensor histidine kinase, yielding MKHYYRYITDRYLFRIVISLLLAGAVTVSIIYKDLLWIVISSLLLLTSLCWQWKLYRRHTQKVLFLLDAIENNDASIHFSEHEDIPDNRIVNQALNRVASILYNVKSETAQQEKYYELILDCINTGILVLNDTGAVYQKNNEALRLLGLEVFTHVSQLSRIDVNLMELFTHCRPGDKLQTRLSNERGTVNLSIRVSDITIRQEHFRILALNDINNELDEKEIDSWIRLTRVLTHEIMNSVTPITSLSDTLLTLIQGSEELKTKSESISSDKETADEIRNGLHTISTTGKGLLSFVENYHRSTRIPKPEPSLFYVKGFINRMVELARHQYPDSHINFHSHITPDDLILYADENLISQVFINLLKNAIQAIEAAGIPEGIITLHAYCNENEAVLIEVSNNGPTIPPEVAEHIFIPFFTTKEGGSGIGLSISRQIMRLSGGSLSLHPGKETMFVLKFN